Within the Erigeron canadensis isolate Cc75 chromosome 6, C_canadensis_v1, whole genome shotgun sequence genome, the region TATTGAATGGGTAAGACTCCATTAATGTATAAATTAGTAAATGGAATAATAACACCATAATAAGATTattaacataaacaaataaaggaaaaacatatataataaaatatcatcTCTGATCCCATTAATTTGATAAGTAATAAAAATCATCATTGGGAATGGCCAACTAAATACCAtccatcatcatcagcagcagcagcaacgtcATGCAAATCTGCTCCCCAACACAATCCTACGTCACaatattcttcttcttcctcttctttaTTCCATATCATCGAAGGAAACGCGTACATATCCGCCACGTAACCAGAATAATAACGATCATTAACAAAATCCTCAAATACCATATCATCAATGTAATCATCAATACCGCCGGCTAAGTCAGCAAGTACACCGGTGGCCGAAGTACCAACAGGATAACCGATCTGTCCATGATCCGACCCGATTGATCGCATCTTCATTGTACCTTTGGTCTTGTCTTTTGACTTTGTTG harbors:
- the LOC122605033 gene encoding uncharacterized protein LOC122605033 encodes the protein MKREGRQHGVVRSYPILPPDPLSPYDQQSKRHVKTVDSALVKGVFTKVSRKPTNQSKFTGKCGKAQCLGCHIHPATKSKDKTKGTMKMRSIGSDHGQIGYPVGTSATGVLADLAGGIDDYIDDMVFEDFVNDRYYSGYVADMYAFPSMIWNKEEEEEEYCDVGLCWGADLHDVAAAADDDGWYLVGHSQ